From a single Capsicum annuum cultivar UCD-10X-F1 chromosome 12, UCD10Xv1.1, whole genome shotgun sequence genomic region:
- the LOC107850438 gene encoding NADP-dependent malic enzyme, chloroplastic isoform X2, giving the protein MFSLNGSSFTNNSLSGVSRCLTQSCRRVSAPMVVAAVSSNGKPGDGHVSVLVENALTESPVPVEKETKSTVTGGVGDVYGEDSATEDQSITPWTLSVASGFSLLRNPHYNKGLAFSERERDTHYLRGLLPPVVITHDLQVKKMMNSIRKYDVPLQRYMAMMDLQEMNERLFYKLLIDNVEELLPIVYTPTVGEACQKYGSIFRRPQGLFISLKEKGKIHEVLKNWPEKKIQVIVVTDGERILGLGDLGCQGMGIPVGKLSLYTALGGIRPSACLPVTIDVGTNNMNLLNDEFYIGLRQRRATGQEYAELLDEFMYAVKQNYGEKVLIQFEDFANHNAFDLLAKYGTSHLVFNDDIQGTASVVLAGLMAALNLVGGTLAEHTFLFLGAGEAGTGIAELIALEMSKQTGIPLEETRKKIWMVDSKGLIVKSRMEMLQHFKRPWAHDHEPVKELVNAVKSIKPTVLIGSSGAGRTFTKEVVQAMATFNEKPIIFALSNPTSQSECTAEEAYSWSEGRAIFASGSPFAPVEYKGKVYASGQANNAYIFPGFGLGLIISGAIRVHDDMLLVASEALAEQVSQENFEKGLIYPPFANIRKISAHIAAKVAAKAYELGLATRLPEPKDLIAYAESCMYSPAYRSYR; this is encoded by the exons ATGTTCTCCTTGAATGGCAGCAGTTTTACG AACAATTCGCTATCCGGGGTTTCGAGATGTTTGACTCAGTCATGCAGAAGAGTTTCAGCTCCTATGGTGGTGGCAGCGGTGAGTTCAAATGGCAAACCTGGTGACGGACATGTTAGTGTTTTGGTGGAGAATGCATTGACGGAAAGTCCTGTACCGGTAGAGAAGGAGACCAAATCTACGGTTACTGGTGGAGTTGGAGATGTTTATGGAGAGGATAGTGCTACTGAAGATCAGTCCATCACTCCTTGGACTCTATCTGTTGCTAG TGGTTTCTCATTGTTGCGTAACCCACACTACAATAAAGGCCTTGCTTTctctgagagagagagagacaccCACTATTTGCGTGGTCTTCTTCCTCCTGTCGTAATTACTCATGACCTTCAG GTCAAGAAAATGATGAACAGCATCCGTAAGTATGATGTACCACTTCAAAGATACATGGCCATGATGGATCTTCAG GAAATGAATGAAAGGCTATTCTACAAGCTTCTTATTGACAATGTTGAGGAGCTGCTTCCTATAGTTTACACTCCAACGGTAGGTGAAGcatgccagaaatatggtagcaTCTTCAGGCGTCCTCAAGGTCTTTTTATCAGCCTGAAAGAAAA AGGCAAAATTCACGAGGTATTAAAAAATTGGCCTGAGAAGAAAATTCAAGTTATTGTTGTTACTGATGGAGAACGAATTTTGGGCCTTGGGGACCTTGGTTGCCAG GGAATGGGGATACCAGTGGGCAAGCTCTCTTTATACACTGCTCTGGGAGGCATTCGCCCGTCAGCT TGTTTGCCCGTTACCATTGATGTGGGTACAAACAATATGAATTTGTTGAATGATGAATTCTACATTGGGCTCAGGCAAAGAAGAGCTACAGGACAG GAATATGCCGAACTTTTAGATGAATTTATGTATGCTGTCAAGCAGAATTACGGGGAGAAAGTGCTCATTCAG TTTGAAGACTTCGCAAATCATAATGCATTTGACCTCCTTGCAAAGTATGGAACTAGCCACCTTGTTTTCAATGACGACATACAG GGGACAGCATCCGTGGTCCTCGCTGGGCTTATGGCAGCACTAAATTTGGTTGGAGGAACCTTGGCTGAACATACGTTCTTATTCCTTGGAGCAGGGGAG GCTGGAACAGGTATTGCAGAACTCATAGCTCTTGAGATGTCAAAGCAG ACTGGAATCCCTCTAGAAGAGACTCGCAAGAAAATTTGGATGGTGGACTCTAAG GGGCTGATTGTTAAGTCTCGAATGGAGATGCTTCAACATTTTAAGAGACCTTGGGCACATGACCATGAACCAGTAAAAGAACTGGTGAATGCTGTGAAG TCAATTAAGCCTACAGTCTTGATTGGATCTTCTGGAGCTGGGAGAACGTTTACTAAAGAAGTTGTACAAGCTATGGCAACCTTCAATGAG AAACCAATTATTTTTGCCCTCTCCAATCCAACATCACAGTCTGAATGTACTGCTGAGGAGGCTTATTCCTGGAGTGAG GGGCGAGCCATTTTTGCTAGTGGGAGTCCATTTGCTCCAGTTGAGTACAAGGGAAAGGTCTATGCGTCTGGCCAG GCAAATAATGCATATATCTTCCCTGGGTTTGGTCTAGGGCTGATAATTTCTGGTGCAATTCGCGTCCATGATGACATGCTTCTGGTAGCCT CGGAAGCTTTAGCGGAGCAAGTTTCTCAAGAGAACTTCGAAAAGGGACTCATATACCCCCCATTTGCCAACATAAGAAAGATTTCAGCCCATATTGCTGCCAAAGTGGCAGCTAAAGCATATGAATTAG GTTTGGCCACTCGTCTACCGGAGCCCAAGGACCTAATCGCGTATGCAGAGAGCTGTATGTACAGCCCTGCTTACCGCAGCTATCGCTGA
- the LOC107850438 gene encoding NADP-dependent malic enzyme, chloroplastic isoform X1, with protein MFSLNGSSFTNNSLSGVSRCLTQSCRRVSAPMVVAAVSSNGKPGDGHVSVLVENALTESPVPVEKETKSTVTGGVGDVYGEDSATEDQSITPWTLSVASGFSLLRNPHYNKGLAFSERERDTHYLRGLLPPVVITHDLQVKKMMNSIRKYDVPLQRYMAMMDLQEMNERLFYKLLIDNVEELLPIVYTPTVGEACQKYGSIFRRPQGLFISLKEKGKIHEVLKNWPEKKIQVIVVTDGERILGLGDLGCQGMGIPVGKLSLYTALGGIRPSACLPVTIDVGTNNMNLLNDEFYIGLRQRRATGQEYAELLDEFMYAVKQNYGEKVLIQFEDFANHNAFDLLAKYGTSHLVFNDDIQGTASVVLAGLMAALNLVGGTLAEHTFLFLGAGEAGTGIAELIALEMSKQLFLVQTGIPLEETRKKIWMVDSKGLIVKSRMEMLQHFKRPWAHDHEPVKELVNAVKSIKPTVLIGSSGAGRTFTKEVVQAMATFNEKPIIFALSNPTSQSECTAEEAYSWSEGRAIFASGSPFAPVEYKGKVYASGQANNAYIFPGFGLGLIISGAIRVHDDMLLVASEALAEQVSQENFEKGLIYPPFANIRKISAHIAAKVAAKAYELGLATRLPEPKDLIAYAESCMYSPAYRSYR; from the exons ATGTTCTCCTTGAATGGCAGCAGTTTTACG AACAATTCGCTATCCGGGGTTTCGAGATGTTTGACTCAGTCATGCAGAAGAGTTTCAGCTCCTATGGTGGTGGCAGCGGTGAGTTCAAATGGCAAACCTGGTGACGGACATGTTAGTGTTTTGGTGGAGAATGCATTGACGGAAAGTCCTGTACCGGTAGAGAAGGAGACCAAATCTACGGTTACTGGTGGAGTTGGAGATGTTTATGGAGAGGATAGTGCTACTGAAGATCAGTCCATCACTCCTTGGACTCTATCTGTTGCTAG TGGTTTCTCATTGTTGCGTAACCCACACTACAATAAAGGCCTTGCTTTctctgagagagagagagacaccCACTATTTGCGTGGTCTTCTTCCTCCTGTCGTAATTACTCATGACCTTCAG GTCAAGAAAATGATGAACAGCATCCGTAAGTATGATGTACCACTTCAAAGATACATGGCCATGATGGATCTTCAG GAAATGAATGAAAGGCTATTCTACAAGCTTCTTATTGACAATGTTGAGGAGCTGCTTCCTATAGTTTACACTCCAACGGTAGGTGAAGcatgccagaaatatggtagcaTCTTCAGGCGTCCTCAAGGTCTTTTTATCAGCCTGAAAGAAAA AGGCAAAATTCACGAGGTATTAAAAAATTGGCCTGAGAAGAAAATTCAAGTTATTGTTGTTACTGATGGAGAACGAATTTTGGGCCTTGGGGACCTTGGTTGCCAG GGAATGGGGATACCAGTGGGCAAGCTCTCTTTATACACTGCTCTGGGAGGCATTCGCCCGTCAGCT TGTTTGCCCGTTACCATTGATGTGGGTACAAACAATATGAATTTGTTGAATGATGAATTCTACATTGGGCTCAGGCAAAGAAGAGCTACAGGACAG GAATATGCCGAACTTTTAGATGAATTTATGTATGCTGTCAAGCAGAATTACGGGGAGAAAGTGCTCATTCAG TTTGAAGACTTCGCAAATCATAATGCATTTGACCTCCTTGCAAAGTATGGAACTAGCCACCTTGTTTTCAATGACGACATACAG GGGACAGCATCCGTGGTCCTCGCTGGGCTTATGGCAGCACTAAATTTGGTTGGAGGAACCTTGGCTGAACATACGTTCTTATTCCTTGGAGCAGGGGAG GCTGGAACAGGTATTGCAGAACTCATAGCTCTTGAGATGTCAAAGCAG CTCTTTCTTGTGCAGACTGGAATCCCTCTAGAAGAGACTCGCAAGAAAATTTGGATGGTGGACTCTAAG GGGCTGATTGTTAAGTCTCGAATGGAGATGCTTCAACATTTTAAGAGACCTTGGGCACATGACCATGAACCAGTAAAAGAACTGGTGAATGCTGTGAAG TCAATTAAGCCTACAGTCTTGATTGGATCTTCTGGAGCTGGGAGAACGTTTACTAAAGAAGTTGTACAAGCTATGGCAACCTTCAATGAG AAACCAATTATTTTTGCCCTCTCCAATCCAACATCACAGTCTGAATGTACTGCTGAGGAGGCTTATTCCTGGAGTGAG GGGCGAGCCATTTTTGCTAGTGGGAGTCCATTTGCTCCAGTTGAGTACAAGGGAAAGGTCTATGCGTCTGGCCAG GCAAATAATGCATATATCTTCCCTGGGTTTGGTCTAGGGCTGATAATTTCTGGTGCAATTCGCGTCCATGATGACATGCTTCTGGTAGCCT CGGAAGCTTTAGCGGAGCAAGTTTCTCAAGAGAACTTCGAAAAGGGACTCATATACCCCCCATTTGCCAACATAAGAAAGATTTCAGCCCATATTGCTGCCAAAGTGGCAGCTAAAGCATATGAATTAG GTTTGGCCACTCGTCTACCGGAGCCCAAGGACCTAATCGCGTATGCAGAGAGCTGTATGTACAGCCCTGCTTACCGCAGCTATCGCTGA